A section of the Elizabethkingia anophelis R26 genome encodes:
- a CDS encoding PLP-dependent cysteine synthase family protein encodes MEYANNILETIGNTPLVKLNRVLGEDFPALVLAKVETFNPGNSVKDRMALKMIEDAEKDGRLKPGGTIIEGTSGNTGMGLALAAIIKGYKCIFVTNDKQSKEKCDILRAVGAEVIVCPTDVPPESKRSYYSVSKRLAQETPNGWYVNQYDNPSNRQAHYESTAPEIWKQTEGKLTHFVVGAGTGGTITGCGRFFKEQNPDIQVIGIDTYGSILKHFHETGEIDKSLIHTYITEGIGEDIIPENYDMSVIDHFEKVTDKDGAIYARKLALEEGIFCGYSAGSAIAAMVQMKDRFTKDDVVVVLLHDHGSRYVGKIYNDEWMKAQGWL; translated from the coding sequence ATGGAATACGCAAATAATATTCTGGAGACTATTGGAAATACACCATTAGTGAAGCTAAACAGAGTGTTGGGTGAAGATTTCCCTGCTTTGGTTTTGGCCAAAGTAGAAACCTTTAATCCGGGCAATTCGGTGAAAGACCGTATGGCACTGAAGATGATAGAAGATGCAGAAAAGGACGGAAGACTAAAGCCTGGAGGAACCATTATTGAAGGGACATCCGGAAATACAGGAATGGGACTGGCTTTAGCTGCAATTATCAAAGGATACAAATGTATTTTTGTGACGAATGACAAACAGTCTAAAGAGAAATGTGATATTTTGCGGGCTGTAGGTGCTGAGGTTATTGTATGTCCAACTGATGTACCACCAGAAAGTAAAAGATCTTATTATTCAGTTTCTAAAAGACTGGCTCAGGAAACACCTAATGGTTGGTATGTAAATCAATACGATAATCCGTCCAACAGACAGGCTCATTATGAAAGTACGGCGCCGGAGATCTGGAAGCAGACTGAAGGAAAGCTGACTCATTTTGTTGTAGGTGCAGGTACCGGTGGTACTATTACGGGATGCGGAAGATTTTTCAAAGAACAAAATCCGGATATTCAGGTAATCGGTATAGATACTTATGGTTCTATCCTGAAGCACTTCCATGAAACCGGAGAGATTGATAAGTCTTTAATTCATACCTATATTACAGAAGGTATTGGAGAAGATATTATCCCGGAGAACTATGATATGAGTGTTATCGATCATTTCGAGAAAGTGACAGATAAAGACGGAGCAATCTACGCCAGAAAACTGGCCCTTGAAGAAGGCATCTTCTGTGGATATTCTGCAGGTAGTGCGATTGCAGCTATGGTACAAATGAAAGACCGCTTTACAAAAGATGATGTTGTTGTTGTATTATTACACGATCATGGCAGCCGCTATGTAGGTAAAATATACAATGATGAATGGATGAAAGCACAAGGCTGGTTGTAA